GTCTATGATCCGAGAAAGTACACGCTCGGCTCCTATCTGGATATTCCGCTTGCGGAGTTGCAGGCGCTCAAGAAGGATCACGAGCAATGCAAGAGCTGTATGGAGAACGGTTTGCACGTTCTGTTCACATACGCCTCGACGAAACTCGATGAGATCGCGCTCGAGAACGTTGCCCGCCACTATCCCGAGGCCCACCTTCAATCGATGTCGGAGCGGCACCGAAGACGCCCGCGCGGAATCCGCGCCTGGCCGCGCAAACTGCGCCGACAGTGGGGCAAGTTTCGCGCACCCCCGAACTAGAGAAGAGGCCGTTCTCTGCTCTTCCGGTTGCGACGTTGTGCGATCGCCTTGGAAAGTAGATCGACGGCTTGATCTGCTTCACGGCAGATGCGGGTCATCGTGATGAATCCGTGCGGTAGCGTCGGGTAGTGGCGGTGCTGGGTAACGACACCGGCCTTGCGTAGCTTCTCGACGTAGGCGAGCCCTTCGTCCCGCAGTACATCGAAGCCGGCGGTCAAGACCAGAGCGGGCGCCAGGTCGGTCAGATCTTCTTGAACAAGGGGTGAGATCATCGGGTGAGTTCGGTCCGCGGAATTGGGTACATACATCTCGATCGAATCGTCCATCAATTGTTTGGTCAGTCCGTAATCGCTGGCGAAGGATCGATAGGATTCAGTGTCTGTGTTTGAAAGGTCGACGACCGGGTAGATCAGGACCTGGAAGCCGATGTACCCAGCACCCTCCCTGTGATCCGCTAGACTGGCGGCAGCTGCGAGGTTGCCACCGGCACTATCACCGGCAACGGTCAGGGGCGCTTCGATTCCTCCAAGCGCTCCAGCGTTCGAGCGGGCCCAGGAAATAGCGCAACGCACGTCATTGATGGCGGCGGGGAAGGGATGCTCGGGAGCCATTCGGTAATCGACAGAAATCACGATGGCCTGCGACCTCAACGCGATTGAT
The DNA window shown above is from bacterium and carries:
- a CDS encoding alpha/beta hydrolase; translated protein: MLYVLLTVPALALVVWFWRSTRTPYGPIKPVFGIAFALAAMFTRSQSDEQRRALWQTLESLQRMREGFERFGGIAARPVDFEGRIENRLIPGPGGEIPVRIYTPRGTGPFPVVIYLHGGAWILGSIETTDALTRSIALRSQAIVISVDYRMAPEHPFPAAINDVRCAISWARSNAGALGGIEAPLTVAGDSAGGNLAAAASLADHREGAGYIGFQVLIYPVVDLSNTDTESYRSFASDYGLTKQLMDDSIEMYVPNSADRTHPMISPLVQEDLTDLAPALVLTAGFDVLRDEGLAYVEKLRKAGVVTQHRHYPTLPHGFITMTRICREADQAVDLLSKAIAQRRNRKSRERPLL